Below is a window of Cygnus atratus isolate AKBS03 ecotype Queensland, Australia chromosome 3, CAtr_DNAZoo_HiC_assembly, whole genome shotgun sequence DNA.
TACACCTGACacctcaaaatatttattacagtgGTAGAAATAGCTGTGGCTTGTCCATCATCCTATGCCTAAAATGACTGACAAATACTATTAATGTGTGCAAGACTGATACTGAATCTATGGATCAATGAAAATGGCTTCGTTCTGCTGTTCGAGCTGTAGGAACTATTAGCTCCAGCCAACTTCACATCAAGGAAACATCATTTACCTCACACACTGAAAGAGCCTGTTAAGAACCCATAtgtgcgtgtatatatatacacacaaacacacatacaatgTATGTGGgcatgtatgtgtatacatacagaatttctatttatttattttacgcTGAGAAAAGTGCTGAAAGACTCCAACAACTGCCACTGCTAGAGGTGAGGCAAAATGAAATGGTATCACTTATATGGCATCAAATGATTGTATGATTGGTCCAAGAGCTTCAGAACTGTTAGCAAATAActatttttcaacagaaaaaccCCAAAAGTTCCCAATGGATCGgatttaacttttaaataattttgaagcatttagaaaaaaaatcactgaaaaatagatttttaatataatttaaatttcaattcTGTgtacagcaaaaacatttttacacatACACTCTTACTTTTGTGGCAAAAGTCTGAAGAGCTTTGGACTAAATGATGACTTTAATGAATCTGGCAGCATCTCACATATGCATCAATACctcaaattttgaaaaagaaaaagctgcataGTCATAAACAGAAGTATTGCACTCTTGACCATGCCtataaaaatgcacatttagtAAGGCCATTATATTCAAGATTAGAATGGGACTCAAGTCATGAACAATCCAATATATTATAAATAGACCTAGGAAAGCCATATAGCAGAAGATCGACTCAAAAGAGCAGCATTGCAGCAACTGAACAcgtgatttctttttccccccattaaACTGCTAATCTCAAGCTGGTTTTATCCACATGTCCAGACAACATGATGTGTACCTATGCATGCATTCTCACAATGCAttgtttaatgtttcttttttaaatttttaaaaggtaccAAGTGATCCAGAATTTGGGGATAGGATTCTACTCAAGTTCTGCCAATAAAGTTCAAGTTTTATCAACTTTAAGCAGCTTCCATGCACGCTAAGGGGGAGAGAAGATTTGActtccaattattttaaatatttgccaaCATGCAAGATATAATTCTTACTTTACAAAGTGTAGCAAAGGATGTAGTTAAACACGTACTAGAATACTTCTCGGTATGCTCTCTTGGAGCTGGATCACATTAAGATTATGAGTTGATCCAATCTggtttacagaaataaagacagagcAAATGACcaatttaaacacaaaacaaggaatGATACAGATTTACAAGTTAGCTGCCCACATCCCATGGCAAATAGAAAGAAGCTACCCTTTGATCACAGTGGGGTAAGCTACCCTGAATTTACAGAAGGGTAAGAATCTCCACACCAGACATTACCTTGGAGTAGCAGGTGTGCTGTAAATCTGCTGTCTAACTTGCTTTGTAGTTATTTGCTCCTTTAGCCATTCCAGAGCAACACAGCCAGCCAACATTTTGATTTGGTTAAATGCAGTGGCATCTGTCCAAAAAAGAAGGATAGACCATGTTCCCTCTTCCCCATGCCACATTAAATAAACGGAGTtatacaaatgcaaaaaagatTCATTACAAAGGCTGGAAGAATCACAAGACACAACAGATAGGAAAATTAATGGTCACATGCATTACAGTTCAGCAGAGACGTTCTCTAACAATCTTATATTCTGCCATAAAATCCATGTTCATGGATATTACCGATGAACCAGTCTTGTAGTTGAATCAGCTCCAACATTAGGAATTATATCCCAATAGAACAGATCATAACCAACCTTTTTCCCTATGACCTGCATTTTTAGGTTTAGATAGTTTTCATTACAGTGACAAGAGAAACCAAAGACACAAAAGATGTTTATAATGTGCAAAACAGGTCACAACAGGTGAATGGATATTTTGGATATTTGAGATGCAAAATCTTAGATGTGCCACACACTTTAATCTCTATACCTAGAGTTCCACGTACGTTCTTCCTGCAGTAATGATATCACTTGCATCGAGCAATGAATGTTTCTGACCAGAGCTGGGAAGAATGCATTTCCACAGCAACAACGCAGCTCTTACAGTGATGAGCAAGGACCCAGAGCTCAGGACATGGTTTCTAATTCCACCTGTCTTTTACTCATTGCATCCTCAGCAACTCAAAACTTCTTAGTTAGATCACATTTCCCTTTCATAAAactctttttatattttcttcacaaaagGAGTTAGCCCATTAATGTACCAAGTAAGATGAAAAGCTGTCTAAAAGAGGCTTCTACTTTGTGTAGTAGTTATGACTGAAAAATGATTAGCAGAATCACTTTGTCAATTAGGTTGAGAAGAGCCAAGAATATTTTGGAACTAGAGTTTCAGCAGCTCATCTCTGATATTCACATTAAAATGGTGGCCTATTAGCGATACTTTGTCTGCAAGTGTCTAAACAAATAGAGTATTGATGGGCATCAAGTAGTAgcagcattttcagcattttgtttgctgtctTTTGTACTGTATTACTAAATTCTCTCCCCCAGTAAAGTGACTGTCCTGTTAGTATGACTAGCCATACACACTGCACTTCTAAACAGACCTacactttgttttctccccacCAAATGTCATCTGACAATTTTCAGCATCAGCACTACAGGTTTAATGCAGGTCACAGACAACAAGCAACAGGCCTACTTTAATTGCTTGCTTCACACAATGTattgtttcatatttataaaatctAATGTCATCTTCACTTAGCCATACTAGAAATACCACTCCAAAATTTAAGTTTATTTAAGTTTACATTAAATTAGAATATTGATGATTTGAccaaaaaatacctgaaaaaaagtCCCTTTTACTCCcacaggaaattaatttttctgctaAATTCTTATTAACAGATATGTATATTAGAGGACTCcatatttcagaaatcagtTATTTAATGCTCAATATTCCTTTCAGCTGATGAAGAGGTAGGTATATTTccacacaaggaaaaaaaaaaacaaccaaaaaactgTAACAGACACTAAATTAAATCAAGTAATGTCTGAAAAAGTCAAACACTGTTCTGACAGCACATAAACATGATGTGTCTGAAGATACTTTCCAAGGAAGACAAGAAAAGTTGCACATTCTGATTAGATAATACATCataatttgaaatttaataattttctggaaagaaaacacaagtatCCAAATGCtacttcctctccctccctctcccaaaGAAACGTGGGTGCCAACAAAACTGGTTGTGTCAGTGATTGTTTTGACTTTTGGACTGCTAAACATGGAATTAACTGCAATTCTTCCTTACTTTCACCAACACCAGCAGTCTACAAGTTTACACAGAGACCATGTGTGTGATAATTACATAATTACAATAGAAATTCAACTTTAagttttgttcttaaaacaatcttcataaataatgaaaacatctgtgttCTAGCTCTTCAGTAACCTAAGGTTAATTGGTAcatatagtgtttttttcttccttttataaaCCAAACTGTAGGTTCCTCACTGCCAACAACGGTTAAGGCCTGGATCGAGTTactctccttttgcttttccctttttctgcttttttccattttccaccACTGGATTATTTTCCGCTTTGCTTACTCCATTTGCAACAGCACCATTTGCTATTTTGCCATTCTTTACAGGTTCCTTGGGCAGCTTATATGTCCGATAGTAGAAGTTaccaaacaggaaaatgaaggtgACAGCATAGAAAATTACACCCCAGTGCATCCATTTAGGGAAAGGACAATCAATATAAATAGACAAGGCTGTGTGGCCAATAGTCACATGGAACTGCacctgaaagacagaaaatacacaaTCAAAAAGGGTTGGATGTATTTTGTGGGTCTGACTGCACTGATATATACCAAGGTGTGTAGTTATGAAAACTGATGAagagggaggtggggggaaaCTGTATTTGGCTGTCCTATCATGCATCCCCAACACATGACCAGAAGCATCAACTTCATTGCACTATCTGGCACGAGTTTTCggaatgagaaaaatgagaaggcATGAAGAGATCTggattttctctgtcttttgaacagttttttttaattcagttgaAACAACCCATAAAGCAGTGTCAGTAAACTCACAGAATTCTTATCCATGCTGTGCAgtttttgagaaatgaaataaatatttccatactTCTACCTCCAGTTCTGTTTTACTAGCCCTAAAGTAgatttgaaaactaaaaaataaataaatagacagaGACGCTTTCAATTGCGACTCGATTTTCCTATATCAGGTTACTGCTGTACAACAAAGCAGATCTCAAGCTTGTCCTTAAAACTACGGTGGCAGTTTCATGGGATTTAGAATAGGATTGCCAGATGTAGTATTACTTCCTGCTTCCATATGCGGGTGTGGAGGAACGGAGTCAATGCCAGCCTAAGGTTGAGCTGAAGTCATCTTTAGCACTTTTATCCAAtgcaataataatttttattatgtcACTAAATAATAGTGTCTGtttagtgaaaataaaaatcttttaaaacttaCAAATGCCACTGTGCAGTAATAAGAATTTAAGAACTTTTCCCACAACAATGGTTGTATAATTAGGCAATTATTTTAACTGCTTAATTTCACTTAAGAATATACTAATTTTAACTTGAGCTGTATCAGACAACTAAGAACTTTTGAAAAGGACATCTGTTccaaagctctgcagaaagaaatcaaCTTAGAgacaatttctgaaataaatggagaaatttCACTTACCAATTGCAATATGGTCAAGTATCGTTTCCACCACaggtatttctgaaatttaGGGCCACAGGCAGCTAATCCATAATACATGTACATAATGACATGAATAAATGCATTCATCTGAGCTCCAAAAAAAGCTGtccagaaacagaaggaagattttcatgtaattttgcaaaaagaaaaaatatctgttctaGTATTTGTGTGATAGCAAACATTATAAAACACAGGGCACGTCCGGCTTCCATCCTTGAAATATTCAATTGTAGAGCATGGACCTGATAGCTGACATGTACTGACACAAACAGCTGTTCGTGCAATTAGTGTGTCACTACTTTCATGGAACTTCTTATGCAAAAGTTTTTCATAGATTTTGTTGAACAGACATAAGTCACACAGATTACACATTAGTTATTGTAGTATAAGTATGATGGCTTTGCTAAGGGAGTATTTGACAGTGTAAAGTATATAAAGTATAAAGCAGTTTCAGGTTCTGAACTTAAATCTGTTAGCTGTAATTAGATGTGTAAGGTTCACAACTCAGCAAGAAATCAAGAAACTCACATGGCAGTCTGATTAAAGAGgccaaaaaataatacaaaagcaATACTTCACTTATGGTTGTAAGATGTTTAAGAGCATTGCAAAACAAGTTTGTCTAAATAGCTcatcttcagtttctttatttATGACTTATAATATCCAGCATTCTTAAACCAATGTATAGCACTTTTACCAGAATGATCGATGCTGGAAACAAaggcatttgctttcctttgcattAAGATCTCTTTGCTCTCTGTCAAGATTAGCAACCATTTAACAGGAATAAACTATATCATGTTAAGGTTTTCCTTTTACTACAGAGAGGCTCAAAAGGGTAGTGATGTATATAATATTAGGAGAAGGCAGACATTAGCTGCTGAAATCATACAACTCAAGATTCCCATGTGGTAAACTGCGTAGACTGTTAGTTAATTTATAATAGATCTGCCTATGTAACCAATATGCTACCTACTAGTACAAGATATCTGTAGTAACTGAAAGCATAAAACCCACATACATTAAGTATCAGTGTggtttgacaaaaaaaaaaagtttggtgTTTACTGTATGTTACTTTCAGTGCTGTAAGCCTACAAAACATGTTACAGACagaacagtttttgtttcttttgtttttgtttggtttgtttgttttttttgagataaaCAGGGCAAAAGGTACAATGCAGGAAAGGGGGGATGTAGCAAGAACAATGGAATAAAGTTCTTTGATGCTGGTCTtagaaatgaaacaggaaaaaatagacTGAAATTGAATTATAGACTGGTGTCATtaataagttttaaaagttaattgACAGATTTATTGGCTCATCTTCAAAGGAAGGTTTCAGAATTTATATATGCCTCTTtacacaaaaaagaaagcaaaccccAAACTCAGATATAATGCCAAAATAATGTCTCCGTTAACTTCATTAGATTCGCACACAGATTGTTGCCCATAATTAGATTTTGCAGTTCTCTGTATCTGCAAAAGTTAAAGTTAAGCAAGACACATTCATCTGTTTCATACAGAACAAGGATAATTTTGAAGACAAAACTTCAGGCTTGCAATTGATGCccatgaggagaaaaaaaaagttttgcaattCATTAGACTATGGGCCCTGGTATCTATCTTTTCCTCCCCCACATTTCTCACAAAGGAAGATTATACACGTTAAAGCCACTGCACTGCTTCAGTGCTATTTAAACAACCTTCCGTATAATAATGTTAAGTCTaacaaaatctttttccatTGATCCTAAACAATTATAATAATTGTCCCTTATGTTCGCTCAAAAGGGTATGGGAGGAAGGGAACTCACCTTGTCCACCTGCAACCCACTTAATACCAATCCACCACAAAGTGAACATGGTGAAATGGTGATAGACATGAAGGAAACTAATTTGGTTAAATTTCTTCCTCAGGATGAAGAATACTGTATCCAAGTATTCAATTCCTTTGGAGACATAATACCACCATAAAGCAGCAGCTATCTgtaattaaagaagaaaaaaaggttttagtgATTCTAATCTGAATGGAATAAAATTATCTCCATCTAGCTGCTGCAATAGAAGaacatctcttccttcctcagctCCTGGTAAATGTTGAGGTGGAGTCAAACATCTGATGGTATTAGAGTAACAACTAAAACAATACTTCATTCATCTACTCTGAATGTAGTAGAAGTAGTATTCTGAGTATACTCCTCACAAATCACTGCTATAGAAGAGAGTTAACAGAACTAAAAGCTTTATTATCTCTGAACAGTTTACTCATTAAACATAAGGAATGTGTGTCTTCATTCTGTATCTCAGCTTTGCGGCAGCAGACTACCACAGGGCTTCCCATACTAATGAAGCAACACTTTGATGTGGTCAGAACAATGAGGCAGAAACGTtgccataaaatgaaaatgcaaaggcTGAAACTTTACATAAAATTCTTTCACTATCATAGGCATATTGGTAGGAAGATAACAAATCAGACTGTAAGCTAGGTAAGGTAAAGATTTCACATCTGTTAGGGAaatattcagcctggagaagagaaggctccagggagacctcattgcggcctttTGGTACTTACTGGATGCCTGCAGGAAAGACAGGGAAGGACTCAATCAGGGAGTGTAGTAACAGGACAACAGGTAACGgatttaagctaaaagagggtaggtttagattagatataaggaggaaattttttactctgaggatggtgaggcactggcactctgttgcccagagaagctgtggatgccccatccctggaggtgttcaaggccaggctggatggggctttgggcaacctggtttggtgggaggtgtccttgcccatggcaggggggttgggaCTGAATggtctgtaaggtcccttccaacccaaaccattctgtgattccacgAATATTCTCTGCAGCTTCTTCCAGTCTACCCAGTCACCCTCTCTGGAAACCAGCACTACCCCAGTGGCTATGCTCCATTCAGGGAACAGAAGAAGTGAGATCAAGGGAGCCACACAAGCTGCAGATATAACCCACCTATCcaactgtcctggtttcaggtaggacagagttaattttcctcctaatagctggcagggtgctatgttttggattaggatgagaagagcgctgataacatgctgatgttttaattgttgtagagcaatgcttacaccaagccaaggacttttcagcttctcgctctgtcctgctagcgagcaggctgggggtgcagcaggagctgggaggggacagacccaggacagctgacccaaactggccaaaggggtattccataccatctgacgtcatgctgaacaatatataggggtggctagccggggtggggggggccggctgctcggggataggctgggcatcggtcaacgggtggtgagcaattgcattgtgcatcactttgtacacattattactattattattattattattattgttattattttccctgtcttaataaactgtccttatctcaactcacaggcttcactttcccgtttctctcccccatcccggagagggaggggggagggtgagcgaatggctgtgtggtgtttggctgccagccgggctaaaccacaacaccaacAAAGCAGTGCTACACACCCaagcattttttccctaatCCACCAATTACAGTAGATCTTGCCCAAGATGCAATGTGAACAAGGCTTCCTGCTGAAACCAGAATATTGCTGTACCAGGTTAAGCCCAGAAGCTCTGTGCAGTAATTTGCTAATACTGTGCTACCGGGATAGGTTGTTACTGGGGATTCCCTTCCAGATCCCAAAGCACAGCAATGAATGTAGTTGCTGGCATTGTAAGTCAACTAGCTTGTTATGCAGGGTGGGACCAGGACATATCCCAGATGGTGACTCACATGtagaataaataacaataaaaggcAGGGGGAATGAAAACAGCACCACCAGCAAGGAAAGCAGGCAATGTCACAACACATTCCTATTTGTAAGTtgttctcttcatctttttcagaCTCATCTGAAGGCAAATCAGACTTTCTTACCTTAACATCATGTGAAGTAACTCTACCGCCCCCATGGTCCCCGgggaagacagaagagaaaaattaagagcagcagcagcttcccttcCCAAATATACGCGTACTGTGAGATTTATGAGTATGGGTGAGTGAGAGAAAGGGGGATCAGGAGACCAAGCAGTACAGAGCAATGCTACAGTCCTGCATGAAGTTTTCCTCCATATCTCCAAAATACCTAGAAAGGAACATGTCTCTCCTCAGAGTAAGCTTGTCACAACCATAATTGGGAGTGGTGGAAGTTTTAAAAAGCGAttacagtagaagaaaaaaacaacaacaacaacaaaaaacaacagcagcacaggagcagaaGAGTGCCGCAGCTCTGCATTGCAGACTCTGCGGTTTCCCAAAGGGACTGCACAACTTACTGATGCCAAACCGCAGACTTCTGTATACCCATTACTCAGTACCCTTCTCCCTCGACAGACATAACATAGCCTACTTCAGGTCTCAGGGAGAAGACACAAATGTTGTCAGTTTTAcataaaaaaagatattcaaTATCTGCCAAAGTTGGAGAGGTGCTTGACGAAAGAGAAGGGACCCCCACAGACCTCGGAGTTCCCAGCCACGCAGCccaagctgcaggagctgtcagTACACAAGTTACCCAATATCCAGTGCAGTTCTGCTCCTGGGAGAGGGAGCCCTGTGTGTAACACCCACACCAAGGCTTCGTCTCACACCCATGGATTAGCATAGCAGTTCAGCATCTTTCACAGATCTTTGCTAAAGCtgcatcttttaaataaattaagataAGCATCTCTTCATCTCATCAGTTGGCAGTAGACACTTTGGACTGTGTCCATAAAATGACAAGCCAGCTACAACACTCAGGTTCTTTGGAGGCCCTGCCTGCCGAGAAACTTGCAAAGAATCAATAGGTCAGTTACAAGCAAACTGCCAGAAAAGCTCTAACCAAGCTGCTGTGTATTTTGTTAAAGGAACAGTGGAATAATAAGCTGTACTTGCAAATTTACGGTATGGCAGAGCAAAACGTAAGTGGAGAAAAATCCAACAGAACACTTAGATTTTATGCCCAGGATGCTACAGGTTCACTATACGCTTCTGGGAAGTCATTTAATGCActttattcttcctcttttgaGTTCTACCTgccttgcagaaaaaaacaattagagCCCAAGGATCAAGATCAACTGAACTTTTGATCAAAATGCTTCCCGTcacttaagaataaaaatagcctccattttctttttttttttttttttttctctttcaggattATACCTGCCAATTTGTGTTTATATAGATCTTTTGCCTAAAAGCTCTtttgccttcctccttcctATCATGAAGTTTTACTATCATTTATTCTCACGACTGATGGACTTCAGGTACTGAACTATCTCAGAGCTCCCAATGACTTATGCAGGCATTAGGATCATTAACttacagatgcagaaaaaaaattgaagcagATATTACCTCCTTTGCCCCAAGCCATTTATGCAATCAGCGATGGGGggtaaaaagaaagcagaacaataCACAAACTTCTCCATTAAAGCATCAGAAGTTACGACCTAACATGTGGTCTTTCGTTGGACACAGCATGAAAGAAAGATgcagcttaaaagaaaatatgcattaaaacaGGTGAATTCCCCAAATGAATAGTTCTAGTCATGACCATACAATTTCTGGCAGTTTTCATGTCCATCGGCCTAAGTCTGTTAAAACACCAGATGGCACAGAAAGATTACATTACAGCCTAGGATTAAGGGGGTCAACAAGAGGTCCAGTCCCATgacctctgcctgctgcaggctttTTAAAGAGAGGGCTGTTTTAACACGGGGCTCTGTTCCTGCACCCTCCTTCCTCACTTGAGGTTGGAGATGGTTATCCATTAAGGAGTTTGAAGGGACAGGTGCTTTTCAGCAGTTAACAATAACATGAAGAgttgggggttttgtttgcttcttaaGAGAACtcactctcctctcctcctgcttcaCTTATAGAATTTTGTTTATAGGAcaataagatttattttattaattcaagTTCCCTTTTCATagaaatttgttattttcatagTAAGTTGATATCATTTCATCTGAGGAAACCATTCAAGCTATAGACATACGTACAAACAATGCGAGTAAAGCAGAGCATAATTACAACCACAGCTCAGCTTATCAATTACAACTGGTACACTTAAAGCTAGGAAGGAGTTCACCCCAACTCCTAATTCTCAGCTCTCCAGAAATGCTAATAAAATAGATGAACTTTGTTCCGGGAAACCAGAACACACAAACATAAGCAGATGTGAAAGTGACTATTTATGGATGATAACACATCTTAATTTAGACAAAGGTGGGAAAGCGTTCACCCTAAATACTGGAGCTTCCAAAGGAGCACTCCGGAGCA
It encodes the following:
- the ELOVL4 gene encoding elongation of very long chain fatty acids protein 4, with translation MGAAAAEPPRAAGLVSSVLNDTLEFYRWTWSIRDKRVDDWPLMQSPFPTLTISTIYLLTVWLGPKWMKTREPFQLRFLLVVYNFGMVLLNFFIFKELFLSSRARGYSYVCQTVDYSDNVYEVRIAAALWWYYVSKGIEYLDTVFFILRKKFNQISFLHVYHHFTMFTLWWIGIKWVAGGQAFFGAQMNAFIHVIMYMYYGLAACGPKFQKYLWWKRYLTILQLVQFHVTIGHTALSIYIDCPFPKWMHWGVIFYAVTFIFLFGNFYYRTYKLPKEPVKNGKIANGAVANGVSKAENNPVVENGKKQKKGKAKGE